Within Microterricola gilva, the genomic segment CAAACCCGACTTCGAGATCATCGGCCTGAAGCCGAAGGACGAGGTCGTCGGCGCCGTGCAGGGCGGAGAGGACGACGAGCTCGTCTTCATCACCTCCGATGCGCAGCTGCTGCGCTTCGCCGCGGCATCCGTGCGCCCGCAGGGGTGCCCGGCCGGCGGCATGGCCGGCATCAACCTTGGCAGCGACGCCCACGCGATCTCGTTCACGAGCATCGCGCCGGATGCCGTGGACGAGGCGGTCGTCGTCACGATCGCCGCAGGCAACCAGACGCTGCTCGGCATCGATCCGGGCAGCGCGAAGGTCAGCGACTTCAGCGAGTTCCCCGCGAAGGGCCGCGCCACGGGCGGAGTGCGCGCACAGCGATTCCTCAAGGGTGAAGACGAACTCACGCTCGGCTGGGTCGGCTCGCCGCCTGCACTCGCGGTCGGACCGGACGGCTCCGTGCGCGTCCTGCCGGACGGCGGCTCCAAGCGCGACGCCTCCGGTTCCCCGCTCGACTCGGTGATCGGCGCCGTCGGCCACCAGATCGGCTAGCCGGCGAACGCAGTAATGGCCCTCAATCGCGAAGATTGAGGGCCATAACTGCGTTGCCTGTGCGTGGCTGCGGCCGCCTAGACGTCGATGCGGTCACGCGAGAGCGTGTCGGAGCTCTCGACGATGAACTCCTTGCGCGGGGCGACCTCGTTGCCCATGAGGAGCTCGAAGACGCGACCGGCGTTCTCGGCATCGCTGAGGTTCATGCGGCGGAGCGTGCGGTGGCGACGGTCCATCGTCGTGGTCGCGAGCTGGTCGGCATCCATCTCGCCGAGGCCCTTGTAGCGCTGGATCGGGTCCTGGTAGCGCTTGTTCTGCTTCTTCAGCCCGGCGAGCACGCCCTGCAGCTCCGCCTCGGAGTACGTGTAGATCGTCTCGTTCGGCTTGGAGCCCGGGTTCATCACGATGACCCGGTGCAGCGGCGGCACGGCGGCGAAGACGCGCCCTTCCTCGATCATGGGACGCATGTAGCGGAAGAACAACGTCAGCAGCAGCGTGCGGATGTGTGCGCCGTCGACATCGGCGTCGCTCATGATGATGACCTTGCCGTAGCGGGCGGTGGAGATGTCGAAGCTGCGGCCGGAGCCTGCGCCGATCACCTGGATGATCGATGCGCACTCCGCGTTGCCCAGCATGTCGGAGACGCTGGCCTTCTGCACGTTGAGGATCTTGCCGCGGATCGGCAGCAGCGCCTGGTGCTCGCTGTCGCGGGCGACCTTGGCGGTGCCGAGGGCGGAGTCACCCTCGACGATGAACAGCTCGCTGTTGGCGACGTCATTGGAACGGCAGTCGGCGAGCTTGGCCGGAAGCGATGAGCTCTCGAGCGCGTTCTTACGGCGCTGCGTCTCCTTGTGGGCCCGCGCGGAGATCCTCGACTTCATCTCGGCGACGACCTTGTCGAGCAGGAGGGCCGACTGCGCCTTGTCGTCCCGCTTGGTCGACGAGAAGCGTGCGGCCATGCTCTTGGCGACGACGTTGGCGACGATGCTGCGGACGGCGGGCGTTCCGAGCACCTCCTTGGTCTGGCCCTCGAACTGCGGTTCAGGCAGGCGCACCGTGATGACGGCGGTGAGGCCGGCCATCACGTCGTCCTTCTCGAGCTTGTCGCTGCCCGCCTTGAGCCGGCGCGCGTTCAACTCCACCTGCTGCCGCAGGAACTTGAGCAGGCCCTGGTCGAAGCCGAGCTGGTGCGAACCGCCCTTCGGCGTCGCGATGATGTTGACGAAACTCTTGACGACCGTGTCGTAGCCGGTCCCCCAGCGCAGGGCGATGTCGACGACGCAGTCGCGCTGGAGCTCGGTCGGCAGCATGGCCCCGTGCTCGTTCAGCACGGGGACGGTCTCCGTGAAGTGGCCAGTGCCGCTCAGGCGCCAGGTCTCGGTGAGCGCGGCATCCGTCGCGAGGTGCTCGACGAACTCGGAGATGCCGCCCTCGAACTGGAAGGAGGTCGTGTGGGTCTCGGGCCCGGTCTCGTCGATGATGTCCAGCGCCAGGCCGGGAACCAGGAACGCGGTCTGGCGGGCACGGCCGATCAGATCGTCGACCTGGAAGCCGGCGCCCTTGGTGAAGATCTGGCGGTCGGCCCAGTAGCGCACTCGCGTGCCGGTGACGGCCTTCGCCGTCTTGCCGACCACGCGGAGTTCGCTCTGCTTATCGAACGGCGTGAACGGGGCATCCGGGCTGGGGTTCTTCGGGTCGGCATCAGCGAAGACGCCCGGCTCACCGCGGTGAAACGACATCGCCCAGGTCTTGCCGCCGCGGTCGACCTC encodes:
- a CDS encoding DNA gyrase/topoisomerase IV subunit B, which translates into the protein MSSDYSARHLSVLEGLEAVRKRPGMYIGSTDSRGLMHCLWEVIDNSVDEALAGHGTEIAIVLHADGSVEVRDKARGIPVDIEPKTGLSGVEVVFTKLHAGGKFGGGSYAASGGLHGVGASVVNALSERLDVEVDRGGKTWAMSFHRGEPGVFADADPKNPSPDAPFTPFDKQSELRVVGKTAKAVTGTRVRYWADRQIFTKGAGFQVDDLIGRARQTAFLVPGLALDIIDETGPETHTTSFQFEGGISEFVEHLATDAALTETWRLSGTGHFTETVPVLNEHGAMLPTELQRDCVVDIALRWGTGYDTVVKSFVNIIATPKGGSHQLGFDQGLLKFLRQQVELNARRLKAGSDKLEKDDVMAGLTAVITVRLPEPQFEGQTKEVLGTPAVRSIVANVVAKSMAARFSSTKRDDKAQSALLLDKVVAEMKSRISARAHKETQRRKNALESSSLPAKLADCRSNDVANSELFIVEGDSALGTAKVARDSEHQALLPIRGKILNVQKASVSDMLGNAECASIIQVIGAGSGRSFDISTARYGKVIIMSDADVDGAHIRTLLLTLFFRYMRPMIEEGRVFAAVPPLHRVIVMNPGSKPNETIYTYSEAELQGVLAGLKKQNKRYQDPIQRYKGLGEMDADQLATTTMDRRHRTLRRMNLSDAENAGRVFELLMGNEVAPRKEFIVESSDTLSRDRIDV